GGAGGAGACAGGGCAGTTTTATAACCTTGAAGCAACTCCTGCAGAAGGTACGAGTTACCGCCTCGCGAATCTAGACCGCCAGCGTTATCCGGATATCATAGCGGCAGGAAAGAATGTACCTTATTATACGAACTCCTCTCAGCTTCCGGTCGGCTATACCGATGACATATTTGAAACGCTTATGTTACAGGATAAGCTGCAGTCTCTTTATACCGGCGGGACGGTTCAGCACTTATATCTAGGTGAGAGAATAGAAGATATAAATGTGGCAAAAGCCCTTATCAAAAAAGCGTTTGAGCAATTTAAAATACCTTATATTTCTTTAACACCTACATTTAGCGTCTGCGACAGCCACGGATACATTGCCGGCGAGCACTTTAATTGCCCGGAATGCGGGAAGGAAACAGAAGTATGGTCTAGAGTCACCGGATATTTAAGGCCTGTAAATAATTACAACCCCGGCAAAAAAGAAGAATATTTAAATAGGAAAAAATTTGTAATTAACAATGAGCAAATTGAACATAACGCTTAATAAAAATTCGTTTGTAGATTATCCGGGGAAAATAACAGCTATCTTGTTTTTCTCCGGATGTAATCTTAATTGCTGGTATTGCCATAACCGCCATATCTTAAATAAGGATACTGGGGTAATGCCGATTAAAGAAGCGTTTAGTTTTTTATCTTCCAGATTAGGTTTTCTAGATGCTGTGACTTTTAGCGGCGGGGAGGCACTATTGCAGCCCGAGCTTATAAAGTGGATTAAAAAGGCAAAG
The DNA window shown above is from Eubacteriales bacterium and carries:
- a CDS encoding radical SAM protein, translating into MSKLNITLNKNSFVDYPGKITAILFFSGCNLNCWYCHNRHILNKDTGVMPIKEAFSFLSSRLGFLDAVTFSGGEALLQPELIKWIKKAK